In Nocardia yunnanensis, one DNA window encodes the following:
- a CDS encoding DUF2397 domain-containing protein: protein MTDGDELVESAGSDPWAAHLPGQELVPAYLVSRFAAQYRAIVDVMVEAQDTSLTGMSYDDIALQLRAWVSAKTGSDVADRLMHEDAFALDARLDSLVRWSVLTRWQEPARTGEDFLRRRDRFQLTPTAARLHTFWTLELAADEDAAADLTLAPRAIHDRLREFATAIDERRFPAAASEYQQIIALHHGMAVAARSWQRSLAHALSGGPDPDKQEILWLTLQSYVGMWGEQVDIYTPAVAQVITELEPQLTESVWRACVRGALAQDASEAIVENQTQRWVRTWGALGGWFAGADGQARRLRRQLRDLVAPWARNMHILMDTGGALTRRGELLDLARAIERAPDDDTAWQMWDTAVGVFGARHLLIAAESADEHTLAWADADAAPITARFREHGHRAAVGKRTKAIDNSAGREAARRSRAAALAQRRSAEVTLRARSGTAMSEWAALTEPELQLLLEYLAIARVRGGESTRSAVTEDGRWRVTLTAPEDATTTALKAAQGQFVTRNWHFVLDPTKLAAGE from the coding sequence GTGACGGATGGGGACGAGCTGGTGGAGTCGGCAGGGTCTGACCCGTGGGCGGCCCACCTGCCGGGACAGGAACTTGTTCCTGCCTATCTGGTGTCACGGTTCGCGGCACAGTATCGGGCGATCGTCGATGTGATGGTCGAGGCGCAGGATACGAGCCTCACCGGCATGTCCTACGACGACATCGCGCTGCAACTTCGGGCGTGGGTGAGTGCGAAGACCGGGTCGGACGTCGCCGACCGGCTCATGCATGAGGACGCGTTCGCGCTCGACGCCCGGCTGGACAGTTTGGTGCGCTGGTCAGTGCTTACTCGATGGCAGGAGCCCGCGCGCACCGGTGAAGACTTTCTGCGGCGCCGGGACCGGTTCCAGCTCACCCCCACCGCGGCCCGACTGCACACCTTCTGGACACTCGAACTCGCTGCCGACGAGGACGCTGCCGCAGACCTGACCTTGGCGCCGCGCGCGATCCACGACCGGCTTCGCGAATTCGCCACCGCGATCGACGAGCGTCGGTTCCCCGCCGCAGCTTCGGAATATCAGCAGATCATCGCGCTACATCACGGTATGGCCGTAGCGGCACGGTCCTGGCAGCGCAGTCTGGCGCACGCCCTGTCTGGTGGCCCCGACCCGGATAAGCAAGAGATCCTGTGGCTCACCTTGCAGTCCTATGTGGGGATGTGGGGCGAACAGGTCGATATCTACACTCCCGCGGTCGCGCAGGTGATCACCGAGCTGGAACCTCAGCTCACCGAATCAGTGTGGCGGGCGTGTGTCCGGGGTGCACTCGCACAGGATGCGTCGGAGGCAATTGTCGAGAATCAGACGCAGCGGTGGGTGCGTACCTGGGGCGCGTTGGGCGGCTGGTTCGCGGGGGCCGATGGGCAGGCACGTCGGCTGCGCCGGCAGTTGCGCGACCTGGTGGCGCCATGGGCTCGGAATATGCACATCTTGATGGATACCGGCGGCGCGCTCACCCGTCGTGGCGAACTCCTCGACCTGGCGCGGGCGATTGAACGCGCACCCGACGACGACACCGCGTGGCAAATGTGGGACACGGCCGTCGGTGTTTTCGGGGCAAGGCACTTGCTGATTGCCGCGGAAAGCGCGGACGAACACACTCTTGCCTGGGCTGACGCCGATGCGGCCCCGATTACCGCGCGGTTCCGTGAGCACGGACACCGGGCGGCGGTCGGCAAACGCACTAAAGCGATAGACAACTCGGCAGGCAGGGAAGCGGCCCGTAGATCTAGAGCAGCGGCGCTGGCGCAGCGGCGGTCCGCCGAGGTGACGTTGCGTGCGCGTTCGGGTACGGCGATGTCGGAGTGGGCCGCGCTCACCGAACCCGAACTCCAACTGCTGCTGGAGTATCTGGCGATCGCCCGAGTCCGGGGCGGTGAATCCACGCGCAGCGCGGTGACCGAGGACGGGCGGTGGCGGGTGACCCTGACCGCGCCCGAAGATGCGACGACCACTGCGCTGAAGGCCGCGCAAGGTCAATTCGTCACGCGCAATTGGCATTTCGTGCTAGACCCGACAAAGTTGGCCGCCGGGGAATAG
- a CDS encoding DUF2398 family protein, whose product MNRDEEDRRRAFVGLLASPVVDRRRDRELFGLVRDPRHRPELVSWFRTRLGYRLVITDTAARLFRLPLGDTVIAPRRVVTPPRRILVLALLAAAAAEDAEDVTTTQDLSDRVRVLSAREDTGVSAYEPDRYAERKAFAESVRLLASTGALAPLAAGDGDQQDSWARRSDKVGATYGVQREMLLRMVDPASLAAALGQRGPTFDDDAERFTVMRRLIELPVCLYSDLTEPERAYLIRQRSRIVSWCTEMTGWTVEQRAEGLALIAAEEAHTDLAFPRMRAVDFASLLILDELYRCRDEMGVVTESDLVAAVAEVAQRHPKSITAEIATDTLRRDRALELLRALDLLRPGLRPGLWQLTPIAARYRDPEVIAVTTRIEEPAP is encoded by the coding sequence GTGAACAGAGACGAAGAAGACCGACGCCGCGCCTTCGTCGGGTTGCTGGCGAGTCCGGTGGTGGACCGTCGTCGTGACCGGGAACTATTCGGCTTGGTACGCGATCCTCGACATCGGCCCGAACTGGTCAGCTGGTTCCGCACCCGGCTCGGGTACCGCTTGGTGATCACCGATACGGCGGCCCGACTGTTTCGGCTGCCCCTCGGCGACACTGTGATCGCACCACGGCGGGTGGTCACACCGCCCCGGCGGATATTGGTCCTGGCGTTGCTCGCCGCCGCAGCGGCTGAGGACGCCGAGGATGTCACCACCACACAGGACTTATCCGACCGGGTGCGGGTGCTCTCGGCACGTGAGGACACCGGTGTTTCCGCCTACGAACCAGATAGGTACGCGGAGCGAAAGGCATTCGCCGAGTCGGTGCGTTTGCTGGCGTCGACGGGCGCGCTGGCGCCGCTCGCGGCAGGCGATGGCGACCAGCAAGACAGCTGGGCGCGCCGCTCGGACAAGGTCGGCGCCACCTATGGGGTGCAGCGAGAGATGTTGCTACGCATGGTCGATCCGGCCTCGCTCGCGGCCGCGCTCGGCCAGCGTGGTCCGACATTCGATGACGACGCGGAACGGTTCACCGTGATGCGCCGACTCATCGAGTTGCCAGTATGCCTGTACAGCGACTTGACCGAACCTGAGCGGGCCTACCTGATCAGGCAGCGATCGCGCATTGTCTCATGGTGCACCGAGATGACCGGCTGGACGGTCGAGCAGCGTGCCGAGGGGCTGGCGCTGATCGCGGCCGAGGAAGCCCACACGGACTTGGCGTTTCCCCGCATGCGCGCGGTCGACTTCGCGAGTTTGCTGATACTCGACGAGTTGTATCGTTGCCGGGACGAGATGGGCGTGGTCACCGAGTCCGATCTGGTTGCCGCCGTTGCCGAGGTCGCGCAGCGGCATCCCAAGTCGATTACCGCCGAGATTGCCACGGATACGCTACGCCGGGACCGGGCACTGGAACTACTGCGCGCTCTCGACCTGCTGCGACCGGGTCTGCGCCCCGGGCTGTGGCAGCTGACCCCCATCGCCGCGCGTTATCGTGATCCTGAGGTCATCGCGGTAACCACACGCATCGAGGAGCCTGCGCCATGA
- a CDS encoding TIGR02680 family protein, which yields MTETMDQPDTAVGQFGPEWLRAALDGGLPTPGRSRWQPLRVGIANLWEYDDAEFWFADGRLVLRGGNGAGKTKVLELTTLLLLRGEVAPSVLDPFGSQHRTMRFNLLPTGDGDDPRAPADAGLGYAWVEFGRVTLDGSAEYFTCGLGASARAGTGSANVTTWHFVTKRRVGQDFRLLDAGRAVEHKDLKKIDGVVVPTSAAAYRARLADELFGLSPESYDNLTELLKQLRKPKLGERLNPASLAMTLRDALPPLATHEVDQLADGWEHLEQLRLAMQRTEDAARAIAQFVRLGWQPWARVVMRRRSDEMASATTSLDRTTADKKAAEQQLAEAGELLARSEAELGATKRDYSDSNTALRELLESQSYQDAVAAAGRIDSLGQALAGVKAQVDRAERDVERERGSESKAAATVAQARANSERAGEAVRTAAEAITEAGEPAGLAIAVDRYLPDRDVDALTGELQSRTERFEHLRSLDATYAKEAKAAERSGQKVELAAESVDRARVGQEQALGTVRVAAQSLEGQVRAWAANAEMSTNDRSLVGSWCDLIASMTVIDDTGSVPEHESVVDAMRAHVTQRREGWTRQSESLRLQRQPLSVRLAEIAERLATVRAETDGAPPSPTLWRRRARPELSERAGAPLWRLVNPMAGIDDAALATVEAALAGSGLLDAWVSPDGSVDFGVADLAVHHSRGDERGAHTLLAVLEPAAAGGVSVDTAARVLGQFGWRESGFADDLDDRDWLAADGSWRVGGLAGRAEAAGPAAYLGTAAREAARVRLIATLEAEQVEVDNQVADLDRQLGIARAALSRLVTEEKALPTTGERELAAAVVRWADRGRALLARTAELDTAEREHGADLTRRDEARAHFAEYASTHRFALTDLDAQQRALTDFRTYLERFGSALDKLVMVEEALDTAVGVHQDRERARQQAEVDLAELETRQRRVQVQLDTARDALGEDQQQQITRKETIEKRIETLESERDRLTDQLGTARTACAVAEQTLNNHEASRAAAERQRDAAMTALWEAVDSGLTHPLSLDPPQRQNVQSARELATAIRREVNVKAEPADAERAWRLCLQKLEELRQSLLPQQDARVLDDEDTLPRVEIHTDATLGFQLPPAAADTLAQRVSRQRDGYDEEQQRVLATLLGSTFIEHLKERLDYTTRTFANINNHLAAHPTRQGHAVKVEWGADPADPDAASVVQALGKGYHELSSDRQEMVRQFLARKIDQARAEATAEGAADWKQQLTRALDYRGWLKISLQYRAGATSKFTLFDAAKHGAKSGGEKVVLLSQPLFAAAVVAYDAAAAHAPRWVWLDEAMTGVDAQVKASFMGLTVDFELDIMLTAHDEWCNYDTVPAVAVYDLAR from the coding sequence ATGACCGAAACTATGGACCAGCCCGACACCGCGGTAGGCCAGTTCGGTCCCGAGTGGCTGCGTGCGGCACTCGACGGTGGATTGCCGACTCCGGGCCGGTCCCGGTGGCAACCGCTGCGGGTGGGGATCGCCAACCTGTGGGAGTACGACGACGCCGAATTCTGGTTCGCGGACGGCAGATTGGTGCTGCGCGGTGGCAACGGCGCGGGCAAGACCAAAGTGTTGGAATTGACGACATTGCTGCTGTTGCGTGGCGAGGTAGCGCCCTCGGTGCTCGACCCCTTCGGCTCTCAGCACCGCACCATGCGATTCAACCTCCTGCCCACCGGCGACGGTGACGATCCGCGTGCCCCGGCCGACGCTGGACTCGGTTATGCCTGGGTGGAATTCGGGCGCGTGACGCTGGACGGATCGGCGGAGTACTTCACCTGCGGACTCGGTGCGTCCGCACGTGCGGGAACCGGCTCGGCCAATGTCACCACTTGGCATTTCGTGACCAAACGTCGCGTCGGCCAAGACTTTCGGCTGTTGGACGCGGGTCGGGCGGTGGAGCACAAAGACCTCAAGAAGATCGACGGTGTCGTTGTACCCACCAGCGCTGCCGCCTACCGTGCTCGGCTTGCCGATGAACTGTTCGGGCTTTCTCCTGAGTCCTACGACAACCTCACCGAATTGCTCAAGCAACTGCGTAAACCTAAACTGGGGGAGCGGCTCAATCCCGCCAGTTTGGCCATGACACTGCGAGATGCGTTGCCGCCCTTGGCTACCCATGAGGTGGATCAGCTCGCGGACGGTTGGGAACATCTCGAGCAGCTGCGATTGGCGATGCAGCGCACCGAGGATGCCGCGCGGGCCATCGCGCAGTTCGTCCGACTTGGCTGGCAGCCGTGGGCTCGGGTGGTGATGCGTCGGCGATCTGATGAAATGGCTAGTGCAACTACAAGTTTGGATAGAACGACGGCCGACAAGAAGGCCGCTGAGCAGCAGCTGGCAGAGGCCGGGGAGCTGTTGGCGCGATCCGAGGCGGAACTCGGCGCGACCAAGCGCGACTACAGCGACAGCAATACCGCACTGCGAGAGTTGCTGGAATCGCAGTCCTACCAGGATGCTGTCGCGGCGGCGGGGCGGATCGACAGCCTGGGGCAGGCGTTGGCCGGTGTGAAAGCACAGGTCGATCGTGCGGAAAGGGATGTCGAGCGAGAGCGTGGTTCCGAGTCGAAGGCGGCGGCCACGGTCGCGCAGGCGCGAGCGAACTCCGAGCGAGCGGGCGAAGCGGTCCGTACCGCGGCTGAGGCGATCACCGAGGCAGGCGAACCCGCCGGCCTCGCCATCGCCGTCGACCGCTATCTGCCCGACCGTGATGTCGATGCCCTGACCGGTGAACTCCAGTCGCGCACTGAGCGTTTCGAGCATCTGCGCAGCCTCGACGCCACGTATGCCAAGGAAGCCAAGGCTGCGGAACGTTCCGGACAGAAGGTCGAACTCGCCGCTGAGTCCGTCGACAGAGCGCGAGTGGGCCAGGAGCAAGCGTTGGGGACCGTTCGCGTCGCAGCGCAGTCGCTCGAAGGTCAGGTCCGCGCGTGGGCGGCCAACGCCGAGATGTCCACCAATGACCGGTCGCTCGTCGGCTCGTGGTGCGACCTGATCGCAAGCATGACCGTGATCGATGACACCGGTTCGGTGCCTGAGCACGAGTCGGTGGTCGACGCGATGCGAGCACATGTGACCCAGCGCCGCGAGGGTTGGACCCGGCAGTCGGAGAGCTTGAGATTGCAGCGGCAGCCGCTGTCGGTGCGTCTGGCCGAGATCGCTGAGCGCTTGGCGACTGTTCGTGCCGAGACCGACGGTGCGCCACCGTCGCCCACGCTATGGCGGCGACGGGCTCGGCCGGAGTTGTCGGAGCGCGCGGGTGCTCCGCTGTGGCGTCTGGTGAATCCGATGGCAGGCATCGACGACGCCGCGCTCGCCACGGTGGAAGCCGCACTGGCTGGGTCGGGGTTGCTCGATGCGTGGGTATCACCGGATGGCTCAGTCGATTTCGGGGTCGCTGATCTGGCGGTGCATCACTCCCGTGGTGATGAGCGCGGCGCGCACACTCTGCTGGCCGTGCTGGAGCCGGCGGCGGCTGGTGGCGTCAGCGTCGACACTGCCGCGCGTGTACTCGGGCAGTTCGGCTGGCGCGAAAGCGGTTTCGCTGACGATCTCGACGATCGAGATTGGCTGGCCGCAGACGGAAGTTGGCGAGTCGGTGGACTGGCAGGGCGCGCGGAGGCAGCCGGGCCGGCGGCTTATCTCGGCACTGCGGCGCGCGAGGCTGCCCGCGTACGCCTGATCGCGACATTGGAGGCAGAACAAGTCGAGGTCGACAACCAAGTCGCCGATCTCGACCGGCAACTCGGCATCGCGCGAGCCGCGTTGTCGCGTTTGGTAACCGAGGAAAAAGCGTTGCCGACAACCGGCGAGCGCGAACTGGCTGCGGCTGTTGTCCGGTGGGCCGATCGCGGCCGCGCGCTGCTTGCCCGAACGGCCGAACTCGATACCGCCGAGCGCGAACACGGGGCGGATCTCACCAGGCGTGACGAAGCCCGCGCTCACTTCGCCGAGTATGCGAGCACGCACCGATTCGCCTTGACCGACCTCGATGCACAGCAGCGAGCGCTGACGGATTTCCGTACATACCTCGAGCGGTTCGGCAGCGCGCTCGACAAACTCGTCATGGTCGAGGAAGCGCTCGATACCGCGGTAGGTGTCCACCAGGATCGCGAAAGGGCGCGCCAACAGGCCGAAGTCGATCTCGCCGAATTGGAGACCAGACAACGGCGAGTCCAAGTGCAACTCGACACCGCGCGGGACGCCTTGGGTGAGGATCAGCAGCAGCAGATCACCCGCAAGGAAACGATCGAAAAGCGCATCGAGACACTGGAATCCGAGCGGGATCGGCTCACCGATCAGCTCGGCACCGCCCGAACCGCGTGCGCGGTCGCAGAGCAGACCTTGAACAATCACGAAGCGAGTCGCGCTGCTGCGGAGCGCCAGCGCGACGCCGCGATGACCGCACTCTGGGAGGCGGTCGACAGTGGACTCACCCACCCGCTCTCGCTCGATCCACCGCAACGTCAGAACGTGCAGTCGGCACGTGAACTCGCGACGGCGATCCGCCGGGAGGTCAATGTCAAAGCCGAGCCGGCCGACGCCGAACGGGCGTGGCGGCTTTGCCTGCAAAAACTGGAAGAATTGCGCCAATCCCTGCTGCCGCAGCAGGACGCGCGGGTGCTCGACGACGAGGACACCTTACCCAGGGTGGAGATCCACACCGACGCCACGCTCGGATTCCAGTTGCCACCCGCCGCGGCCGACACGTTGGCGCAACGTGTCAGCCGGCAGCGCGACGGCTACGACGAGGAACAGCAGCGGGTCTTGGCCACCCTGCTCGGATCGACCTTCATCGAACATCTGAAGGAACGACTCGACTACACCACCCGCACCTTCGCCAATATCAACAACCATCTCGCGGCGCATCCGACCCGGCAGGGCCATGCGGTGAAGGTGGAGTGGGGTGCTGATCCCGCCGACCCCGACGCGGCATCGGTGGTGCAGGCGCTGGGCAAGGGCTACCACGAATTGTCGAGTGACCGGCAGGAAATGGTGCGTCAGTTCCTTGCCCGTAAGATCGACCAAGCCCGCGCCGAGGCCACCGCCGAAGGCGCGGCTGACTGGAAGCAGCAGCTCACTCGTGCGCTGGACTATCGCGGCTGGCTCAAGATCAGCTTGCAGTATCGGGCCGGGGCAACGAGCAAATTCACGCTGTTCGACGCGGCCAAGCACGGTGCCAAGTCCGGCGGTGAGAAGGTTGTGCTGCTGTCGCAGCCGTTGTTCGCCGCCGCCGTGGTCGCCTATGACGCGGCGGCAGCGCACGCCCCGCGCTGGGTGTGGCTCGACGAGGCGATGACCGGGGTCGACGCCCAGGTGAAGGCTTCGTTCATGGGCCTCACCGTCGACTTCGAACTCGACATCATGCTCACCGCGCACGACGAATGGTGCAACTACGACACCGTTCCAGCGGTCGCGGTGTACGACCTCGCTCGATAA
- a CDS encoding TIGR02679 domain-containing protein has product MDEPTLPDGLRAWAGTSGPAAVLEAIRRRVSRGGGLESGSLSVNLTPEQRTQVARLLGTGWEVSNKAVTLRALSCALAEHGLTVRQFVELFDGRKLTVRREARAIEHLAAEEERRSSLRILCAAGIAAHVADGWLAGPRAPRLGSGAASEIAQQIALVWPRLPWDGPGLRLAQLAAEATGDAHGLDYSTDLGRTVARLIAASTGLPRPSRPGREWRAAWASAGVRCDTVSSRVLTLNVPLDFTADRRRGAPTWLTLRDLLGSWRFDPVPARLFVCENPTIVEAAADELGPRCPPLVCTDGVPALAALDLIAGIDESRTEVRVRADIDPTGFMIVSAVQSAARRASLWRFDTATYAEYFGIRVESGVNLVEARAAFGKDLHEEAVLPLLLNDLRDAADRLSAGT; this is encoded by the coding sequence ATGGATGAACCGACCCTGCCGGATGGGCTGCGCGCGTGGGCGGGAACCTCGGGGCCCGCCGCGGTTCTCGAGGCCATTCGTCGACGTGTGTCGCGTGGCGGGGGACTGGAAAGCGGTTCTCTGAGCGTGAATTTGACGCCCGAACAGCGCACCCAGGTAGCCCGATTGCTCGGCACCGGTTGGGAAGTCAGCAACAAGGCGGTGACTTTACGTGCGCTCAGCTGTGCCCTCGCCGAGCACGGTTTGACCGTGCGGCAATTCGTCGAGCTCTTCGACGGACGGAAGCTGACAGTTCGCCGGGAAGCGCGGGCGATCGAACATCTCGCAGCAGAAGAGGAGCGGCGGAGTTCCCTGCGAATCCTGTGCGCGGCGGGGATTGCCGCGCACGTTGCGGACGGGTGGTTGGCCGGCCCCAGGGCGCCCCGCCTAGGGTCTGGCGCGGCGTCGGAAATAGCCCAGCAGATAGCTCTTGTGTGGCCGCGGCTGCCGTGGGATGGACCAGGATTGCGGCTCGCCCAACTCGCGGCCGAGGCAACCGGGGACGCGCACGGATTGGACTACTCCACCGATCTCGGACGAACAGTTGCCCGACTGATCGCGGCCAGCACCGGTCTGCCGCGCCCGAGCAGACCAGGCCGGGAGTGGCGGGCGGCCTGGGCATCGGCGGGTGTACGGTGCGATACCGTCTCCTCCCGCGTGCTCACACTCAACGTGCCACTCGATTTCACTGCGGACCGCCGACGTGGGGCGCCGACCTGGCTGACGTTGCGAGACCTCCTCGGATCGTGGCGGTTCGACCCGGTCCCGGCCCGTCTCTTCGTCTGCGAAAACCCGACGATCGTGGAGGCGGCGGCAGACGAACTCGGCCCGCGGTGTCCGCCCTTGGTCTGCACCGATGGTGTCCCGGCTCTCGCGGCACTCGACCTGATAGCCGGAATCGACGAGTCGCGCACCGAGGTTCGAGTCCGCGCTGATATCGATCCGACCGGGTTCATGATCGTGTCCGCGGTCCAGTCGGCCGCACGCCGCGCAAGTCTATGGCGATTCGACACTGCCACCTATGCAGAATATTTCGGGATTCGTGTGGAATCGGGCGTAAATTTGGTGGAGGCCAGGGCAGCTTTCGGTAAGGACCTACACGAAGAAGCTGTGTTGCCGCTGCTTCTGAATGACCTGCGCGACGCGGCCGACAGATTATCCGCCGGCACCTGA
- a CDS encoding recombinase family protein, producing MNKGSAGGRPPAFDAEVLTLARAGDTIVITRLDRLGRSVLHLITLGSALRERNIGLKVIEQGIDTDTAEGRAMFGMLSVLAELQRELIIANTRDGLEAARARGRKGGRRPKLSVDQVEQAQRLYDEGRHTVAQIANILGVERGTLYGHLDPASVGGRPRSGLADPAPALSDSPVTVEAEIVAVQPDPEPVTVTAIEAPPSAVPVTDGLSIRELAREKIRLRREQLCVPCPTCGNRPTEAYAQQQQTHD from the coding sequence ATGAACAAGGGCTCGGCCGGGGGCCGTCCGCCCGCATTCGATGCCGAGGTCCTCACCCTCGCCCGCGCCGGGGACACCATCGTCATCACCCGCCTGGACCGCCTCGGCCGCTCGGTGCTGCACCTGATCACCCTCGGCTCGGCACTGCGCGAACGCAACATCGGATTGAAGGTGATCGAGCAGGGCATCGACACCGACACCGCCGAAGGCCGCGCCATGTTCGGCATGCTGAGCGTGCTGGCGGAATTGCAGCGCGAGCTGATCATCGCCAACACCCGTGACGGCCTCGAAGCCGCCCGCGCCCGCGGCCGCAAGGGCGGACGCCGCCCGAAACTGTCCGTCGACCAGGTCGAGCAGGCCCAGCGGCTCTACGACGAGGGCCGCCACACCGTCGCCCAGATCGCGAACATCCTCGGCGTCGAACGCGGCACCCTCTATGGGCACCTCGACCCGGCCAGCGTCGGCGGCCGCCCCCGCTCCGGGCTCGCCGATCCCGCACCGGCCCTGTCCGACTCCCCGGTGACCGTGGAAGCGGAAATCGTTGCAGTGCAACCCGATCCGGAACCGGTGACCGTGACCGCCATCGAGGCGCCCCCGTCGGCGGTGCCGGTGACCGACGGCCTGTCGATACGCGAACTCGCGCGAGAGAAGATACGCCTGCGCCGCGAACAGCTGTGTGTCCCGTGCCCGACCTGCGGCAACCGCCCGACCGAGGCATACGCGCAGCAGCAGCAAACCCACGATTGA
- a CDS encoding transposase encodes MSTEKGRLRRRTDEDGGLPPSSPAIVSPYDTQARYARRGQVTRWKGFLVHLTETCAIAGTNVITDVATTPATTNDAQALPGIHTRLHRRGLLPAEHLVDGGYTSLVHVAQAAREHQVAVTGPLPGNPTRQHRDNEGFGRDDFHIDFDRHQVTCPRGQVSKGWHGPYPTSSPTAAPLIVARFTKGQCQPCPVRSQCTTSRGSARNVGFPPRELLELQLRARDEQQSPAWRQRYAVRSGIEGTVCEFVNGHGMRHCRYRGQTKAHVQHVLTAIAVNIERLSTGPLPDEPLPPRPSTAFQNYLDRTRIPRSRSWRAVGS; translated from the coding sequence ATGAGCACTGAGAAAGGTCGCCTGCGCCGGCGCACCGACGAGGACGGCGGTCTGCCGCCTTCGTCCCCGGCGATCGTTTCCCCCTACGACACCCAGGCCCGCTACGCGCGTCGAGGGCAGGTCACCCGGTGGAAGGGATTCTTGGTCCACCTGACCGAAACCTGCGCGATCGCAGGCACCAACGTGATCACCGACGTGGCCACCACACCGGCCACCACCAACGACGCCCAGGCCCTTCCCGGAATCCACACCCGCCTGCACCGGCGCGGGCTGCTTCCGGCCGAGCACCTGGTCGACGGCGGCTACACCTCCTTGGTCCACGTCGCGCAGGCCGCCCGCGAACACCAGGTCGCCGTCACCGGGCCGCTGCCGGGCAACCCCACCCGCCAGCACCGCGACAACGAGGGTTTCGGCCGCGACGACTTCCACATCGACTTCGACCGGCACCAGGTCACCTGTCCCCGAGGCCAAGTCAGCAAGGGCTGGCACGGCCCCTACCCGACATCATCGCCGACCGCCGCGCCGCTGATCGTGGCTCGGTTCACCAAAGGTCAGTGCCAGCCGTGTCCGGTCCGCAGCCAGTGCACCACCTCCCGCGGCAGCGCACGCAACGTGGGCTTTCCCCCACGAGAGCTCCTCGAACTGCAACTCCGAGCCCGCGACGAGCAGCAGAGCCCCGCCTGGCGGCAGCGGTATGCCGTGCGTTCCGGAATCGAGGGCACCGTCTGCGAATTCGTGAACGGGCACGGCATGCGGCATTGCCGCTACCGCGGCCAGACCAAGGCCCACGTCCAGCACGTCCTCACCGCCATCGCCGTGAACATCGAACGCCTCAGCACAGGACCGCTACCGGACGAGCCGTTGCCGCCCCGACCATCAACGGCCTTTCAAAACTATTTGGACCGCACGCGAATTCCCCGATCACGGTCCTGGCGGGCTGTTGGCAGCTGA
- a CDS encoding transposase — MSLGPGPVKTVPPLTARVARASNPHGTTAMWIRDRLETLWSNEDFADWYPRDGRPGLSPAQLATVCVLQYVLDLSDRQAAEAVRCRIDFKYALGLELDDPSFHHSVLSDFRDRLAEADRADRLLDLALARLTEAGLVRERTTARTDSTHVLAAVRDLTRLELVTEAVRAALEELARIAAHLLIGLVDEH; from the coding sequence ATGTCACTCGGACCCGGACCGGTCAAGACGGTCCCGCCGCTGACGGCGCGGGTGGCCCGCGCCAGCAATCCACACGGCACCACGGCGATGTGGATACGCGACCGACTCGAAACCCTCTGGAGCAACGAGGATTTCGCTGACTGGTATCCGCGTGATGGGCGACCCGGCCTGTCCCCGGCTCAGCTGGCCACCGTGTGCGTGCTGCAGTACGTGCTGGACCTGTCCGACCGGCAGGCGGCCGAGGCCGTGCGCTGTCGCATCGATTTCAAGTACGCGCTCGGCCTGGAGTTGGACGACCCAAGTTTCCATCACAGTGTGCTGAGCGATTTCCGCGACCGGCTCGCCGAAGCCGACCGTGCCGACCGGCTGCTCGATCTCGCTCTGGCCCGGCTCACCGAGGCCGGACTGGTGCGCGAACGCACCACCGCGCGCACCGACTCCACCCACGTCCTGGCTGCGGTGCGCGACCTGACCCGCCTCGAGCTGGTCACCGAGGCCGTCCGCGCCGCGCTCGAAGAACTCGCCCGCATCGCTGCGCACCTGCTGATCGGCCTGGTCGATGAGCACTGA